A window from Photobacterium atrarenae encodes these proteins:
- a CDS encoding sensor histidine kinase, whose product MINVHKFKYLIVMAGIGSLLCAALGYLTYHQVGRHTTEKLTLKVNQLGQKLDAQLMRYSKLPEVLARDPRLLNPLLIDTAAVLPSESEVDQYQTTSELLEQWASILGADTIYLLNQSGTTLAASNWQQADSFVGHNYGYRPYFRDAIIGGKGQFFALGVRSNKRGYYFSSPVYHQSEIIGVLTIKVDLSLIEDIWQYEDLEYAIADPFGVIFYSSEPSWLYHALVPLTPQQKTQIFASRQYGNAPLTPLTAYRELATFQQNNINQMTLPAQDHQASFVVASRDMVQAGWTIYGFSPVNAAYRYVLLALLMFSLIYTLLCLAITSWWQTRSAQQALAQLNDRLEQLVIKRTNNLLESNQRLRDTVKQYELSQAELKQTQSELIQAAKLATLGELSASINHEINQPLAAMRTYSENSRKLLAKQRYEAVASNLDEIIHLNQTVADIIARFKVFARKAQGSETSNRTVVADAIRAATTLLHNKLIKEGIILRVSELPPDIRVNADAIQFEQVLVNLLHNAIQALAGRQQPQIGIQLQADRDWVEVRIWDNGPGMDAEQKQQIFTPFFTTKDDGLGLGLTVSHRIIDAFSGQLTVTDHPGGGAEFVITLPRSTEDSV is encoded by the coding sequence ATGATTAACGTGCATAAATTCAAATATCTGATTGTGATGGCAGGCATCGGGAGCCTGCTCTGCGCCGCCCTGGGCTATCTGACTTACCACCAGGTCGGCCGGCATACCACGGAAAAGCTGACCCTCAAAGTCAATCAACTGGGACAAAAACTCGATGCCCAACTTATGCGATACAGCAAGTTACCGGAAGTGCTGGCCCGGGATCCGCGCCTGCTGAACCCTTTGCTGATTGATACGGCGGCAGTGCTCCCCTCCGAGTCCGAGGTCGATCAATACCAGACGACCAGTGAACTGCTTGAGCAGTGGGCGTCCATTCTCGGCGCTGATACGATATATCTGCTCAACCAATCCGGCACCACCCTGGCCGCCAGTAACTGGCAGCAGGCCGACAGCTTCGTCGGTCACAATTACGGCTATCGTCCTTACTTCCGGGATGCCATCATCGGTGGCAAAGGACAATTCTTTGCCCTGGGCGTACGCTCGAATAAGCGCGGCTACTATTTTTCCTCGCCGGTTTACCACCAGTCGGAGATCATTGGGGTGCTGACCATCAAAGTCGACCTGTCGCTGATTGAAGACATTTGGCAGTACGAAGATCTGGAATATGCCATCGCTGATCCGTTCGGAGTCATTTTTTACAGCTCGGAGCCCAGCTGGCTCTATCACGCGCTGGTTCCGCTGACACCGCAACAAAAAACCCAGATTTTTGCATCGCGCCAATATGGCAATGCGCCACTCACGCCACTGACAGCTTACCGAGAGCTGGCGACGTTTCAACAAAACAACATTAACCAGATGACCCTGCCGGCACAGGATCACCAGGCTTCATTTGTCGTCGCCAGCCGCGATATGGTTCAGGCTGGCTGGACGATATACGGATTCAGCCCGGTCAATGCGGCCTATCGTTATGTCCTCCTGGCACTCTTGATGTTTAGCCTGATCTACACCTTGTTATGTCTGGCGATCACGTCCTGGTGGCAGACCCGCAGCGCCCAGCAGGCACTTGCACAGCTCAATGATAGACTCGAGCAACTGGTCATTAAGCGCACCAATAATTTACTTGAGAGCAACCAGCGGCTGCGCGATACCGTCAAGCAATATGAGCTGAGCCAGGCCGAATTAAAACAAACCCAAAGTGAGCTGATCCAGGCGGCCAAACTGGCGACACTCGGCGAGTTGTCTGCCAGTATCAACCATGAAATAAACCAGCCGCTGGCCGCCATGCGCACCTATTCAGAAAACTCGCGCAAATTGCTGGCAAAACAACGCTATGAAGCCGTTGCCAGCAACTTAGATGAAATCATTCACCTCAATCAGACTGTGGCTGATATCATTGCCCGCTTCAAAGTTTTTGCACGCAAAGCCCAGGGCAGTGAGACCAGTAACCGGACCGTTGTCGCTGATGCCATTCGTGCCGCCACCACCTTGCTCCATAATAAGCTGATCAAAGAAGGGATCATTCTGCGGGTCAGTGAGTTGCCTCCGGACATCCGGGTCAACGCCGACGCCATCCAGTTTGAACAAGTACTAGTCAACCTGCTGCATAATGCTATCCAGGCACTGGCGGGCCGACAGCAGCCACAAATCGGGATCCAGCTTCAGGCAGATCGCGACTGGGTGGAAGTTCGGATCTGGGACAATGGCCCGGGCATGGACGCTGAGCAGAAACAACAGATTTTCACCCCCTTCTTTACCACCAAAGATGACGGACTGGGGCTGGGGCTAACGGTTTCCCACCGGATCATCGACGCCTTTTCCGGCCAGCTCACCGTAACCGACCACCCCGGTGGTGGCGCGGAGTTCGTGATCACCTTGCCCCGTAGTACTGAGGATAGCGTATGA
- the pdxH gene encoding pyridoxamine 5'-phosphate oxidase, translated as MELSDIRREYTRGGLRRDDLPEEPLRLFDKWLQQAVEAQLTDPTAMTVATVDPQGQPYQRIVLLKHFDQNGFVFYTNLGSRKAAQLEENPRISLHFPWHPLERQVHITGEVEKLSKMEVMKYFSSRPKESQIAAWASKQSSRISARQALEGKFMELKQKFAKGEVPLPTFWGGYRVKVSSIEFWQGGANRLHDRFLFTREGEQWQIERLAP; from the coding sequence ATGGAACTGTCTGATATTCGTCGTGAGTATACTCGTGGCGGCTTACGGCGTGATGATTTACCTGAAGAGCCATTGCGCTTGTTCGACAAATGGCTTCAACAAGCGGTGGAGGCTCAGCTCACCGATCCGACGGCGATGACCGTTGCAACGGTCGATCCGCAGGGCCAGCCTTATCAGCGAATTGTATTGCTGAAACACTTTGATCAGAACGGGTTCGTTTTCTATACCAACCTCGGCAGCCGCAAGGCGGCGCAGTTGGAGGAAAACCCGCGCATCAGCCTCCATTTTCCCTGGCACCCGCTCGAGCGTCAGGTGCATATCACCGGCGAAGTCGAAAAATTATCAAAAATGGAAGTCATGAAGTACTTTTCGTCCCGACCGAAGGAGAGTCAGATTGCAGCTTGGGCCAGCAAGCAGAGCAGCCGCATTTCAGCACGTCAGGCCCTTGAGGGTAAATTTATGGAGCTTAAACAAAAATTTGCCAAAGGAGAGGTGCCATTACCGACATTTTGGGGCGGTTATCGGGTCAAAGTGAGCAGTATTGAATTCTGGCAGGGGGGTGCCAACCGGCTACATGACCGATTTTTGTTTACCCGTGAAGGGGAGCAGTGGCAGATTGAACGCCTGGCACCCTGA
- a CDS encoding putative manganese transporter: protein MASLQKVFSQQLHSHGWRLANKRLILPVCLFALLLTPSTNELTVGVLADAFWQVASYVAATLALYHVIADRLTRQGHLTNLLEGRSRYQVLFASFMGALPGCGGAIVVITQFVSGKLSFGAVVAVLTATMGDAAFLLLAAQPSTGLAIVATGFVVGLISGLVVDRIHGADFMRPATAKKVTPAACQSTVQPTTASAMKLQGLFWQWALLPASIIAVMGSLQIDIDQVWHLGSGTTSIIGAIAALTAMLLWATSRDVTDYQSAVSEDPKPTTNSLFQRVAQDTNFVTSWVIGAFLLFELTLFWTGLEPATFLSQWYLLLPLMGVMVGLLPGCGPQILVTSLYLTGAVPLSAQLGNAISNDGDALFPAIALAPKAALMATVYSTLPALIVAYGYFMWFELV, encoded by the coding sequence ATGGCATCGCTACAAAAAGTATTCAGCCAACAGCTGCATTCACATGGCTGGCGGCTGGCAAATAAACGACTGATCCTGCCCGTCTGCCTGTTCGCATTGTTGCTCACCCCCAGCACAAACGAACTCACAGTCGGCGTCCTTGCCGATGCATTCTGGCAAGTGGCCAGTTATGTCGCAGCAACCCTGGCGCTCTATCACGTCATCGCCGACCGGCTGACCCGACAGGGTCATTTAACAAATCTGCTTGAAGGCCGGTCGCGCTATCAGGTGCTGTTTGCTTCTTTTATGGGGGCGCTGCCCGGATGTGGTGGGGCGATAGTGGTGATCACTCAGTTTGTCAGTGGCAAGCTGAGCTTTGGGGCCGTGGTGGCTGTGCTGACCGCCACCATGGGTGATGCCGCTTTCCTGCTCCTCGCAGCCCAACCAAGTACCGGCCTGGCCATTGTTGCTACTGGCTTTGTCGTGGGCCTCATCTCCGGCCTGGTGGTGGATCGAATCCACGGCGCTGATTTTATGCGCCCGGCAACCGCCAAAAAAGTCACACCTGCCGCCTGTCAGTCCACCGTTCAACCAACGACGGCTTCAGCAATGAAGCTGCAAGGGCTGTTCTGGCAATGGGCGCTGTTACCCGCTTCGATCATTGCCGTGATGGGCTCACTTCAGATCGATATCGATCAGGTGTGGCACCTTGGCAGCGGCACAACCAGCATCATCGGTGCCATTGCGGCCCTCACCGCCATGCTCCTGTGGGCAACCAGCCGGGATGTCACGGACTATCAGTCGGCAGTTTCCGAAGATCCCAAACCCACCACCAACAGCCTGTTTCAGCGCGTTGCCCAGGATACCAACTTCGTCACCAGTTGGGTGATTGGCGCATTCCTGCTGTTTGAGCTAACCCTTTTCTGGACCGGGCTGGAGCCTGCCACATTTTTATCCCAGTGGTATCTGTTGCTGCCACTGATGGGGGTGATGGTCGGGCTGCTTCCTGGCTGCGGACCGCAAATTTTGGTCACCAGTTTATATCTTACCGGCGCAGTACCGCTATCTGCACAATTGGGTAATGCCATCAGCAATGACGGGGATGCCCTGTTCCCGGCCATCGCCCTGGCACCGAAAGCAGCCCTGATGGCAACCGTGTACTCAACACTGCCGGCCTTAATTGTTGCTTACGGCTACTTTATGTGGTTTGAGCTTGTCTAA
- a CDS encoding helix-turn-helix transcriptional regulator, whose amino-acid sequence MKEKVDPSLIHLFDQLPGCWGCKDEDSVFVYANEEYGKIIGVDHHLDCIGRTDFDMPSPTVECADSFQEQDHLVMNTGNRMRILDIHPYSDGSWRAHLFTKTPWKNQDNETVGTIFSGVELKDTAILEVGHWICRAAGLSTKEQASFNLDLTNHPIALNTRESEVLFLLLYGKKPQYIAKVLNVSVKTVENYVLRLREKFNANSKNELVDLALDLGYGSNIPESMLKRQLSVILKE is encoded by the coding sequence GTGAAAGAAAAAGTCGATCCCTCACTTATCCATCTTTTTGATCAACTTCCCGGATGTTGGGGATGTAAAGATGAAGACTCTGTATTTGTTTATGCCAATGAAGAATACGGAAAAATTATTGGTGTCGACCATCATTTGGATTGTATCGGCCGAACTGATTTTGATATGCCAAGCCCAACCGTTGAATGCGCCGATTCATTTCAAGAGCAGGACCATTTAGTGATGAACACCGGAAACCGGATGCGGATATTAGATATCCACCCCTATTCCGACGGTAGCTGGCGTGCACATTTATTCACGAAGACCCCCTGGAAAAATCAGGATAATGAAACGGTGGGAACGATTTTTTCCGGGGTCGAACTCAAAGACACGGCAATTTTGGAAGTGGGTCACTGGATTTGCCGCGCAGCCGGCCTCAGTACCAAAGAGCAGGCCTCGTTCAACCTGGATCTCACCAACCATCCTATCGCCTTAAACACCCGTGAATCCGAGGTGCTGTTTCTACTGCTGTACGGCAAAAAGCCGCAGTACATCGCCAAGGTCCTCAATGTCTCTGTCAAGACAGTCGAAAATTATGTCTTGCGGCTGCGCGAAAAATTTAATGCTAACTCAAAAAATGAGTTAGTCGATCTCGCACTGGATTTAGGCTATGGATCTAATATTCCGGAAAGTATGCTCAAGCGGCAGCTCTCGGTTATTTTAAAAGAATAA